TACTCGCTTGCAATTTTCTTTAAAAAGTGATTGACTTGCTCATATTGCGCATTAAGATTGCTATCTGTCTTAGTGGCTAGCTCATTTAGGCTATCAAGGCGCGCTTTAATGAGCTCTTGCTCCTTATTCATTACAGAATCCATACTCGCGCTTAAGGTTGAGAGATACATATCTTGCATATTTTTTATGCCCTTTGCCATATCTTGCATAATGATTTCATTATGAGAATTTAAGCGCACAAGGCTAGATTCTAAACTTTCTAAAATAGCGGTGTGATTTGTGGCGATATGCTCCCTTAAGCGCGCAAATTCTGCGGCTTGGTGCGTGCTAGATTCTAAGTTTTTAGCAATATTTTTCTCTAACTCGCGGCTTAGGATTTCAATATGCGTATTCGCACTTTGAGCAAGCTGCTTAAACACTTCATCACTTCTTTGCGCTAAATCCTCATACTGCGCACGCACAAGCGCATTATTATTACTTAGAATCTGCGTAACACCCTCTTGAGATTCTTTCATATGCGTTTCTACAAATCGCCTAAAAAGGCTCATATTCTCACTTGAATGCTCTTGAAGTTGGTTGAAATAAGATTCTATCTCGCCCTTTAAAGCCTCTGTATGCTGTGCTGCGCTCTCCTCTAGCGTGCTAAAGCCATAAGTGGCTTTTTTAAAAAACTTATCCATATCGCCCAAACACTCGCGCGCATTGCTGCCTAATGTCGCTACTTCGCTCAGTTGAGCCTGCAGCAGCTCACCTTTTGCTTTCATATCATTAATTACGCTTAGTGTTTTTTCATAAAACTCCATAGCGCTGCTATTTTGCGCCACTATAGAATCTAGCGTGACTTGCGTTTTACCCATAGCCTCGGCACTCTCTTGCATGGCGTGTTGTGTTTGAGTAAGGAGCGCTTGGCTTTGCTCAATGCTTTGTTTATAATGCTCCTGCCAAGTGAGCAGCTTGCCCACAGCGTTATTTAATTCTTTAAAATTATCGCCAAATTGATTTTGTAAGTTATGGTTAAAATCCCTTATCACCAGCTCAAGCGCGGCAATTAGTTCTTTAGACGCGCCAGAGGCTAGCTGCTTAATGGCTTCTTGCAGTGATGTATCGATATTTTTTAGGCTTGTTTCTAAAAGCGCATTGGTAGTGGTATTAATCTGCTGCATATCCGCCTTTGTGGGCAGCGCGGCTAAGTGAGCGCAAGTCTTATGAGATAACTCATTTATATCTTTGAGATAGCCTAGATTCTGTGCTTGGTGTAAAATATAATCTATATTCATATCTTGCGCGCTTTTTACGCCCTTTGCCCGCTGCACGATAGAGAGCGCTATGGCTAGCCCCATACCCACAATCGAAGTGTAAAAGGCAGTTTTTAAGCCATTAAGCAATAAAGGCACAGAATCTTGCAAAGCAAGCGTATCAAACCCCATAAGCCCCACAAAAATGCCCACAAATGTCCCAAGCACCCCCGTGCTCATAATAATAGCCTTAAAGTCCTTATGCATAGGCTCGCCAAAAGTCTTAAAATCCCACACAAACAGCCCTACCATCACAATAGTAAAGCAAATATTAATGAGCCAATTTAACTCTTGCATACATACTCCTTAAGTTTATAGAATCTACTTCTGCTCTGTGATAACATACACATCACTTACACCCTTATCGCGTAGCATAGTAGTGATTTCAAGGAAATATTCCAAATCACTCTCCCTATCGCCACGGATAATCACTTGCATATTTTTATCAAACCCACTCACCTGCTCCCTTAACTCCTCTAAACTCAAAGATTTATCATCAAGGAAAAGCTGCCCTTGCTTATCAATTGTAATGCTATGCGTGTCCTTTTTATCGGCATTTTGCCCTTGTGATTCTTCAAGGCGCGGCACATCTACTTGGATTCTGCTTTGCACTACAAATGACGCGCTAGTTAGCACAATAACTAATAGCACGAGCATAATATCAATAAATGGAATAAGATTTAAAGAATCTATTTTTTTCATACATCATACCTTGTGGGCGACTTTGGCAGGGGATTATGCGCAATATCCCATAAAGAGAGTAGCTCCTCTGCACGCCGCAACAAAAAATTATAAAAAATAATAGAGGGTATAGCCACAACAAGCCCTGCAGCAGTAGCCTTAAGCGCTAGAGCTAATCCTGCCATAATACTTTGAGTATCTACAAGCGAGTTTGAGCCAATCTCCACAAAAGTTACCATAATCCCAAACACCGTGCCTAAAAGCCCAATATAAGGAGCATTTGAACCAATAGTAGCAATGAGCGTTAAGCGCTTATGCAGCACAAGCTCTAAAATGCGCTTATCATTAAAATCTTTAAGATTAATATGCCTATACACCCACCATCGCTCAAGTGCTACACCAAGCACTACGATGCTTAAAAATAATAAAAACCCAAGCACCCCATAATCTACCATTTCTCTCATCATTACTCCTTGTGCAGATTCTATCATGTCCGCGCTGTTGAGCTAAAGCTCCGCGTGGTCTTACAAATGGCGGCAAATCCGCACATTTGCGCCTAAAGTATAAAGCTATAATCTGCCTACGCAGCTTATCAACTTGTTTTTTAAGGTTTAGATTCTATCATACTACGCTGTTGATTGCGTAGTATAAGCGCGAGTTAAGGGCTAGATTCTATAATCATAACTTTTTGCCATAATCTTTCATATTCGCCCTAGCCTCACGCTCAAGCATTTTTTTCTTTATACTCTCTCGCTTATCATGCAGCTTTTTCCCACGCGCAAGCGCAATGCAAAGTTTGATTTTATTTTTTTGATTAAAATAAATGTTTAATGGCACAATGCTTAATGATTCTTTACTCACACTCCCAAAAAGCCTATCAAGCTGCTTTCTGTGCAATAATAGCTTCCTCTCTCGCCGCTCATTGGGCTTAAAATGCGCAAAAGTAGTCTCTAAAAATGAAATATGCGCATTAAATAAAAACGCCTCCCCGCGCATAATTTTCACAAAGCTATCTTTGAGATTTACTCGCCCAGCGCGGATACTTTTTACCTCACTGCCTAGCAGCACAATGCCTGCCTCTAAGCTCTCTAAAATCTCATAATCAAAATATGCCTTTTTATTTTTGGCAATTATCCTACTTTGCATACGCTTCCTTTATGCCTTTTTAAGCCTAAAAAAGCTGCTGCCGCTACCACTAAAATACCACTCCTGCCCTAAATTGCGCGCCACATCTAAAAGTGCAGGATACGCCTTGAGCGCGCTTAAAAATAAATCATTCATCTCCGCTCTATCTTTGTGCTGCTCTAATAAAGCCTTGCTTGAGAGTTTAAACCAATCTTTAACAGGCTCGCTATATGCGCGTTTGTTAGCCTTTATAGAATCTGCATAATATTGATAGACTTTTTTAGTATCGCAAAATACACTAGGTGTGTAAATCTCATAATCTAAGCTCGTTTCATTTGCAGATTCTGTATTTGTAGATTCTATAATCTCCCCTCGTCCACGCACATTCGCACTCTGCACGCCACTTGCAAAAAACGCCACATCTGCGCCAACGCCTTTGGCTATATCTAAAAGCGCATTTTGCGTTAAACCCAGTGATAAAAATGTATTTATAGCTTTTAAAAACGCGCCTGCATTGCCGCTACCACCGCCTAGCCCAGCACCTTTTGGAATACGCTTTAACACCTCTACTTTTATAGAATCTAAAGCCTTTGTGGGCTTATTGTGCTTGTGCAGATAATGTTCAAGCGCGCATTTAGCCTTATAAATGAGATTATCCTCTAGCGCGCAGCCAAAATCGCCTTTGAGTGCAAAGGCATTACTTGTTGAAATATACATCTCATCATATAGCCCACCTTGCGCCAAAACAAAGCGCGATTGCAGTTGATGAAAGCCCGCCTGAAAACCAATAATCTTTAAAAAAATATTAAGTTTTGGATAAATGAGTATGTGCATAGTAAGCCTAGCTTTTTTTGGCTTTTAAGAGGGATTTAAGCGTGCTAAGATTATCCAAAGGCACATTTTGGCAAGCTTGTTTATTTTGCGAGCTAATGGCTTCTTTAAGCTCACCGCGCAAAATCACACAAGATGCGGGCGCAGAAAATCCAAGCCGCACGCTGCCTTTGTCAATAGAGATAATGCGTATCTCAATATCATCGCCTATTATCACGCTATCATCTTGCTTTCTTGAAAGTATTAACATAATGCTATCCTGTTAAGAATGTAATCTATGCTGCCATCTGCAAAAACCTCAATTATAGAGAAAAAATCCTCAAAACAAACTATATATTTGCCCTTTTGTATGTTTTTTAGCGTAATTTTTTTGCCCTGAAATATATCGCTCGCTAATGTCGCACTAATTTGCGGTGATAGAGCTTGTATTTGCGCAAATGTGAGTTTTGTAAAAGGCAAATAATCTAGCGGATTTAAGATTCTAATCCCCTCATTTTGGCTCACACTCATTTCCCCTTCACTCACACGTTCCAAACTTGAAAGCGCGCCATGCACTTGAAGCTTATGAGCTATCATCTCCCCAATGCTACGCACATACGCGCCCTCACTCACGCTCACTTCAAAATGGATAAAAGGGTGAGTGAAAGATAAAAGTTCTATGTCAAAAATCTCCATTTGCACTTGTGCTAAATGCACTGCCCTCCCCTCACGCGCAAGCTCATAGGCGCGCTTGCCGCCAATGTGTTTAGCACTAAAAATAGGCGGCGTGTAAGTAATACGCCCGCACATAGAATCTAGCACATCTTTAATCTCCTGCACATCACGCTCCTGCACGAGGCTTATAGATTCTATACGCTCAATATCAAGGCTAGCAGATTTTGCGCCAAGCCACAGCGTAGCCCTGTATGTTTTGGGAGTTTTTAGCAAATATGGAAAAAGTCTCGTATAGCTGCCAAAGCCCACCACAAGCACGCCTCTAGCAAATGGGTCAAGCGTGCCAAGATAGCCTGCTTTTTTTATGTTAAATTGCCTTTTTAATGATGAAAGATAAGCATTTGAGCTTATAAAAGGTGGCTTATATGTAGCCACAAGTAACGCATTGCGCATATTTATCCCCAAAAATTACAGAATCTAAAAATTACATTATTCTTACATTGTATGATTATAACATTTAAGAGCAAAGGCTCTTTTGCAAGGAGGACAAATGCCTAAAGAAGTCTATCTCAAGGATAATACCCTAATCACCTCTAAGACAGATTTAAAAGGACATATCACTTATGGTAATGCTGATTTTGCCTGCTTTAGCGGCTTTAGCGAAGAGGAGTTTCTAGGGCAGCCGCATAATCTTATCCGCCACCCTGATATGCCGCATATTGCTTTTAAAGTCTTGTGGGATAATATACAGCATGGCAGGGAGTTTTTTGGCTTTGTGAAAAATCTCTCAAAGCAGAAAAATATTTATTGGGTGTTTGCTAATATCACGCCCTCTTTTGATGAGCATAATCATATCATTGGCTATTATTCTGTGCGTCGCCGCCCTAGCAAGGAGGGAGTGGCGTTTATGAGTGATTTATACGCTAAACTTAGAGCCGCAGAGGCACAAGGGGGTATGCACGCTTCTTTGGAGCTACTCACACATATTTTGCAAGAAGCGCATACTTCATATGATGAGTTAGTCATTGAGTTGCAAAATACCGCGCTCACAAAGGGTTATCATCAATAATTTTAAGCGCATAGCCTAATGTGGGCAAAAGCTCTCTTATAATTATTGCAATGCCTGCAAATGCCCATTGTGTATGGTTTTTATCTCATCGCACAGGCTTTGTGCCACAAACGCATCGTGGGTGATAAGCAAAATGCTGCGTTTAGAATCTGCACTACTCTCTTTGCTCCAGCGCTTTAAAAAATCTATCACTTCAAGGCATAGCTCATAATCTAGCCCTGAGGTGCTTTCATCAAGGATTAATAATTGCGGATTGACAAGCAGGGCGCGTATGAGGCAGATTCGCTGTGCTTGCCCGCCTGAAATCATCGCCACATTTTTATGCAGCACATCTTTTGAAAGTCCAAAAATTTCAAGCAATTCATAAAGGTGCGCCTTGCTTTGTGAGCGGTATTTTTGCAAATATATAAGCGGCTCGATGAGATTTTCATAGCAGCTAAAGTAAGGATTAAGGCTGCCCAAACTATCTTGAAATAGAATCTGCACTTGGGAGTAAAATGCCCTCCGCGCGCTTAGAGAGCGGAGATTAAGCGTTTTTCCATTAAAGCGCACTTCGCCCTTAGCTCTATGCTCATCAACACTAGGTCGCAAAAGTCCGCAAGCAATTTGAGCAAGCGTACTTTTCCCGCTACCGCTAGGTCCCATAATGGCAAGATTTGTGCCAGATTCTAAAGTAAAATTTATATGCCTTAATACCTCCTTTTTATGACTTCTAAAAAGCCGATAGGAGCGATAAGCATAAGATACATTGATAAAATCTAGCATGAAAGCTCCTTATTTAGAATCTGCTGCAAATAGCGCGTGGTTTGCGTGCGCGGGGTGTAGGTGGATTCTATATTTTGCAAATCTTGCGAATTTCTCTCCTGTAAGTCTTTCTCGTGCGAATGGGCATAAAGCCTATTATGAGCAATGCTTATAGATTCTATAATAGCGCCCTCATCAATCACATACACGCGCTGCGCGTAATGCGCAATGATTTGTAGATTATGCGTGATGAGCAAAATACCTATGCCCTTTTGCTTTTGAAGCTGTCGCAAAATATCTAAGATAGCAGATTCTGTAGATTTATCTAAATCGCTTGTTGGCTCATCGGCTATGATAAAGGGTGCTTCCGTGAGCAGCGCTAGCGCTATGCTTACCCTTTGGAGCATACCACCGCTTAGCTCGCAAGGATAAGCCTCTAGCACAGATTCATTTAAACCCGCATCTCGCAAGCATTTGTGGATAAAATCCCTATCATAGGGTTTTTGGATAGATTTCAAACTTTCTTTAATGTGATTATGAATGCTAAGAAGGGGATTAAAGCAGCTTAGAGGATTTTGCATAATGCACGCAAAAGCGCGTGCGCGGTAAGCAACAGGATTTATAAGCGCACCATTAAGCCGCACATCACCGCTTGGCTGCACTAAATTTGATGGTAAAAATCCCTGCAAAGCAAGCGCGCTTAGAGATTTCCCGCTCCCACTTTTGCCTAGCAATGCCACGCATTCACCCCTTCGCACGCTAATATGTTTTATGTTAAGCAGCGTTTTATCCCCGATTTTAATATGCAGATTCTCTATACTCAAACTTTGCGCGCTTGTAGTGGCCTTAACTTCCTTGCTGCCTTGTTGTGTATCCTCTGGCGCATTACCCATCATACAAGCCATGCCAAGCGTATCTCTTAGCGCTTCCCCCAACAGATTGCATAATGCCACGCTCACAAACAAAGCCATACCCGGATACACAATAAGCATAGGATAATCCCACATATATTCCCTTGCTTCATTAAGCATTATGCCCCATTCCGCAGTGGGGGGCTGCACACCTAAGCCTAGAAAGGATAATCCCGCAATATGCAGCATAATATGCCCTATATCCATACTTGTAAGGACAATGCATTGCGTGAGTATAGGCAGCATAATGTGCCGCTTAAACCTTTGCCACCCGCTTTCGCCAAAGGTATAGCTTAATCGCACATATTCCTTATGTCTAAGATTAAACACAATGCTACGCACGATTCGCGCATACCACGCCCAATGCGTTAAAATAATAGCAATCATCACATTTTCTAAGCCCGCTCCAAGCACGCCTACTAGAAATAGTGAAAGCGCCACAGTTGGCACGCTAATAAACACATCGCATATTCGCATACAGATTCTATCAAGCTGCCCACCCACAAAGCCGCTTAATCCACCTAAAGTCACGCCTAAAAGCACAATGCAGCCTAAAATAATAAAAGTGCAAAAAAGCGAGAGCCTAGCTCCATACACAAGACGCGTATAAACATCGCGCCCTAAATAATCTGTGCCTAAAAAATGCTGCGCGCTCATAGGAGCAAGGATAGATTCTAAATCCTGCGCATCAGGCTTATATGGAGTGATAAAGGGTGCAAAAATGGCTATAAGCAAAACTATGCTAAGTCCTATGAATGCGCATTTTCCCCACCAGCTAAGATTCTGCCAGATATTAAGCACTCTCCATAGGCTTGTGTCCGCAAAAGAAGGTTGTTTATTTGTAGAGGCTAGATTCATTGTGCCTCCCTTTGTGTTTCCTCTATGTGCTTGCGTATGCGCACATCAAGCACACCATACAAAATATCCACCACGCCATTACACAGCACAAAGCACACGCTAAGCACAACAATAAAGCACTCAATCACAGGATAATCATGATTTGCAATCCCTTGAATGCTATAAAGTCCAATACCCGGCAGCGCAAACACGCTCTCAACCACTAGCGCACTCCCCAATAACTCGCCTATGTGCATACCCATAGCCGTTAAAATAGGCAAAAATGCGTTATAAAAAATATGTTTTATATGCAGCCTCATACCGCGCACACCGCGCATTTTGGCATAAATCACATATCTTTCTTTCTGCGCTTCTAGCATATTAGCACGAATAAGCCGCGCGATAATACATATTGACATAAGCGCAATGCATATACTTGGCAAAATAAAGCTTTTTGCCCCCTCTATCCCCACAGCAGGCAGCCAGCCAAGATATACGCTAAAAAGCAGCATAAGCAAAAATGCTAGCCAAAAATTTGGCATACTCACTCCTATAAAGCAAAAAAAGCGGATAAGCACATCAGGCATTTTATTATGATAATGCGCGCTTATAATCCCTAAAGGAAGAGAGCAAACAAAAGTTAAGATAAAGCCACATAGCACGAGCAAAAGGGTGTTGGGCAAAAAGTATAAAAAATCAGCGCTCACGCTTCGCCCAGTCATATAAGAATTACCAAAGTTAAGCGTTATGGCATCTTTTAGCCATAAAAAATATTGTGTCAAAAGTGGCTTATCAAGCCCAAAGCTTCGCGTAATATCAGCAATAAGTTCAGGCGTGGCAATAAGATTAGAATGAATAATATATGACATCACAGGGTCGCTCCCACCAAGACGCAGCAGGCAAAATGCTCCAAATGAGCAGAGCAGCACAATAGGCACTATCCACAATAATTTAGAAATAATAATACGCTTCACACCAACTCCTTAATATTTTTGCATAATTTATTATATTTTTACTATTAATATCATAAAATTTATATCAAAATTTATGCCATATGCTTATAAATATTAAGCAAATATTTATCTATAGCTTAAAGCACGCAGCCTGTTTGCGTATGTCTTAGCTCCTAGCTCTCCTAGAGATTTTAAGTTCTCTCCGTTAGTTTTTGTTTGGTCTGCTATGTCTGCAATGATGCCTATGATATTTTATTGGTCATAGATAATACTTTATTTGCAGGATTATTAATCTTGCAAATATGTGTTTTATAGAATCTAGCCTTGTAACATATGAAGTTTCTTTGAGACAAAGCGACAGCGTGGGAATTATAGAATCTAGCCTTAAAAAACAAGTTGATAGATGCTTTTAAGCAGCTATAACTTTATACTTTAGGCGTTGCAGGGCAATTCACTTGCCCTCCGACAAGATACGCGCGGCTTTTTATAAAAAAGCAATAGCGTGGGAATTATAGAATCTAGAATGTATGCAAAAGCCAAGTCATTATGTGACTTCTATCATTGGTTTGATTTTGGCTTAAAACAGGCGAATTTCCCACAGCATAGCCTGCTTTGGTAGTATCATTAAAATACTCAATCTTTATGCGAAAGCGTAAATCTTTTATAATTTCTTTTGTGAGCGTTAGGGCAATGCTCTGCTCATCACTGCGCGGACTTGTAGTCAAGCGCCCAAGCAACTGCCAGTTTATATCATAATTCACCCCACCCACATAGAGCATACCGCTTGTCGCATTACGCCCCACTATATCGCTAAGCGATGCTCCCTTATCATACGCACTCCCCGTCCAAATATCCACAATCCCCCCAAATGGGTCGCCATAAGTGCCTATCCACGCATTTGCATTCCCCCAGTTTTTATAAAACATAGCTCCCGCATAAAAATTATCTTGCTCATCATCGCCATATTGATATTTTAAGAAAAGCGTTTGCGTGCTTCTATCAAATTTATTGCCTAGTATCGTATCCTGCGTAATTTGCGTGCCATCATACCAAGTAGGATTAAGCGCATTACGCGGAAAAAGCCCTATAGCTTCAAACTGATGAGTTAAGATTTTAAGCCAAAGCTTTACGCCCGGCGCGCTAAAGCGGTGTGGCACATAATATCCATAGGCTGAAAATTGCGTCTGTGTAGATTCTGTATTAAATGTTAAATCCACACCGCCAGCGCCTAAAGCCTCTCCTGCAAGACTAAAGCGTGTATAATCCCAAAACCAATTATTATACACCATTGCACGCGCATTAGAGTAAAATCCCCAAGCCGCCAAATGCCAAGATGAGCCATTTATGGGATTTATCCTCACTTGTATGCCCTCATTCCATGCATTAAACCAATCAAGCCCTTGCGTCTCATATCGTCCCGCTTTGAAAGAAAAAAGGCTATTTTCAAAGCCAATGGAGGCGTTATGCAAAATATATCGGCGTGTTTCTAAGCCCTCATTCCCTCTATATCCCCACCAAGCGCCCACATAGCCATTACCTAATGATGTTCCACCTTGCGCAGTGGTGCTATCATAGGCAAGCGTATTAAGCGCACCACCTAGAGCAAGCTCTAATCCACCCTCACGCACTGCCCATTCTAGCGCCCCAAACATCGAAGCATAGCTATCGCTAGGATTTATAGAATCTGCCTCATTTGCCTTGCCATCATTAAAGCTAAATTTGCCAAATGCCTCTGCCCTCCCGCCAAAGCTATAATCTAGCGCAAAGCCACACGCGCAAATCACACATAGGGCAATCATACTTTTTTTCATATTTACTCCTTCTCTCCTTAAGCTTTTGCCATTAGTGTTGGCTTTTTGCGCGTTAAGGCTTATTGTGAAGTTTAAAAGACCTAAAAATGCGCAGATTCTATCCCAAAAATACTTAAACATTATGCGCAAATATTGGCATTACTTTCAAGTTGCTATAAGATTCTATAATTTGCTTTTAAGAAAATTTTTAGAAATAATTGTAAAGTGGCTAACACAAATGACTGGCGTAACTGGTTAGG
Above is a window of Helicobacter jaachi DNA encoding:
- a CDS encoding carbon storage regulator; this translates as MLILSRKQDDSVIIGDDIEIRIISIDKGSVRLGFSAPASCVILRGELKEAISSQNKQACQNVPLDNLSTLKSLLKAKKS
- a CDS encoding PAS domain-containing protein — protein: MPKEVYLKDNTLITSKTDLKGHITYGNADFACFSGFSEEEFLGQPHNLIRHPDMPHIAFKVLWDNIQHGREFFGFVKNLSKQKNIYWVFANITPSFDEHNHIIGYYSVRRRPSKEGVAFMSDLYAKLRAAEAQGGMHASLELLTHILQEAHTSYDELVIELQNTALTKGYHQ
- a CDS encoding ABC transporter permease subunit, with the translated sequence MKRIIISKLLWIVPIVLLCSFGAFCLLRLGGSDPVMSYIIHSNLIATPELIADITRSFGLDKPLLTQYFLWLKDAITLNFGNSYMTGRSVSADFLYFLPNTLLLVLCGFILTFVCSLPLGIISAHYHNKMPDVLIRFFCFIGVSMPNFWLAFLLMLLFSVYLGWLPAVGIEGAKSFILPSICIALMSICIIARLIRANMLEAQKERYVIYAKMRGVRGMRLHIKHIFYNAFLPILTAMGMHIGELLGSALVVESVFALPGIGLYSIQGIANHDYPVIECFIVVLSVCFVLCNGVVDILYGVLDVRIRKHIEETQREAQ
- the nikC gene encoding nickel ABC transporter permease subunit NikC, producing MNLASTNKQPSFADTSLWRVLNIWQNLSWWGKCAFIGLSIVLLIAIFAPFITPYKPDAQDLESILAPMSAQHFLGTDYLGRDVYTRLVYGARLSLFCTFIILGCIVLLGVTLGGLSGFVGGQLDRICMRICDVFISVPTVALSLFLVGVLGAGLENVMIAIILTHWAWYARIVRSIVFNLRHKEYVRLSYTFGESGWQRFKRHIMLPILTQCIVLTSMDIGHIMLHIAGLSFLGLGVQPPTAEWGIMLNEAREYMWDYPMLIVYPGMALFVSVALCNLLGEALRDTLGMACMMGNAPEDTQQGSKEVKATTSAQSLSIENLHIKIGDKTLLNIKHISVRRGECVALLGKSGSGKSLSALALQGFLPSNLVQPSGDVRLNGALINPVAYRARAFACIMQNPLSCFNPLLSIHNHIKESLKSIQKPYDRDFIHKCLRDAGLNESVLEAYPCELSGGMLQRVSIALALLTEAPFIIADEPTSDLDKSTESAILDILRQLQKQKGIGILLITHNLQIIAHYAQRVYVIDEGAIIESISIAHNRLYAHSHEKDLQERNSQDLQNIESTYTPRTQTTRYLQQILNKELSC
- the smpB gene encoding SsrA-binding protein SmpB — translated: MQSRIIAKNKKAYFDYEILESLEAGIVLLGSEVKSIRAGRVNLKDSFVKIMRGEAFLFNAHISFLETTFAHFKPNERRERKLLLHRKQLDRLFGSVSKESLSIVPLNIYFNQKNKIKLCIALARGKKLHDKRESIKKKMLEREARANMKDYGKKL
- a CDS encoding outer membrane family protein gives rise to the protein MKKSMIALCVICACGFALDYSFGGRAEAFGKFSFNDGKANEADSINPSDSYASMFGALEWAVREGGLELALGGALNTLAYDSTTAQGGTSLGNGYVGAWWGYRGNEGLETRRYILHNASIGFENSLFSFKAGRYETQGLDWFNAWNEGIQVRINPINGSSWHLAAWGFYSNARAMVYNNWFWDYTRFSLAGEALGAGGVDLTFNTESTQTQFSAYGYYVPHRFSAPGVKLWLKILTHQFEAIGLFPRNALNPTWYDGTQITQDTILGNKFDRSTQTLFLKYQYGDDEQDNFYAGAMFYKNWGNANAWIGTYGDPFGGIVDIWTGSAYDKGASLSDIVGRNATSGMLYVGGVNYDINWQLLGRLTTSPRSDEQSIALTLTKEIIKDLRFRIKIEYFNDTTKAGYAVGNSPVLSQNQTNDRSHIMTWLLHTF
- a CDS encoding 4-(cytidine 5'-diphospho)-2-C-methyl-D-erythritol kinase, with product MHILIYPKLNIFLKIIGFQAGFHQLQSRFVLAQGGLYDEMYISTSNAFALKGDFGCALEDNLIYKAKCALEHYLHKHNKPTKALDSIKVEVLKRIPKGAGLGGGSGNAGAFLKAINTFLSLGLTQNALLDIAKGVGADVAFFASGVQSANVRGRGEIIESTNTESANETSLDYEIYTPSVFCDTKKVYQYYADSIKANKRAYSEPVKDWFKLSSKALLEQHKDRAEMNDLFLSALKAYPALLDVARNLGQEWYFSGSGSSFFRLKKA
- the truB gene encoding tRNA pseudouridine(55) synthase TruB, whose translation is MRNALLVATYKPPFISSNAYLSSLKRQFNIKKAGYLGTLDPFARGVLVVGFGSYTRLFPYLLKTPKTYRATLWLGAKSASLDIERIESISLVQERDVQEIKDVLDSMCGRITYTPPIFSAKHIGGKRAYELAREGRAVHLAQVQMEIFDIELLSFTHPFIHFEVSVSEGAYVRSIGEMIAHKLQVHGALSSLERVSEGEMSVSQNEGIRILNPLDYLPFTKLTFAQIQALSPQISATLASDIFQGKKITLKNIQKGKYIVCFEDFFSIIEVFADGSIDYILNRIALC
- a CDS encoding ATP-binding cassette domain-containing protein encodes the protein MLDFINVSYAYRSYRLFRSHKKEVLRHINFTLESGTNLAIMGPSGSGKSTLAQIACGLLRPSVDEHRAKGEVRFNGKTLNLRSLSARRAFYSQVQILFQDSLGSLNPYFSCYENLIEPLIYLQKYRSQSKAHLYELLEIFGLSKDVLHKNVAMISGGQAQRICLIRALLVNPQLLILDESTSGLDYELCLEVIDFLKRWSKESSADSKRSILLITHDAFVAQSLCDEIKTIHNGHLQALQ
- the exbB gene encoding TonB-system energizer ExbB, with protein sequence MREMVDYGVLGFLLFLSIVVLGVALERWWVYRHINLKDFNDKRILELVLHKRLTLIATIGSNAPYIGLLGTVFGIMVTFVEIGSNSLVDTQSIMAGLALALKATAAGLVVAIPSIIFYNFLLRRAEELLSLWDIAHNPLPKSPTRYDV
- a CDS encoding biopolymer transporter ExbD; this encodes MKKIDSLNLIPFIDIMLVLLVIVLTSASFVVQSRIQVDVPRLEESQGQNADKKDTHSITIDKQGQLFLDDKSLSLEELREQVSGFDKNMQVIIRGDRESDLEYFLEITTMLRDKGVSDVYVITEQK